In the genome of Deinococcus ruber, one region contains:
- a CDS encoding arsenate reductase ArsC, protein MLVLILCTHNSARSQMGEGWLRYHASALGLKLDIVSAGTAATRVQPEAVQVMAELGIDLTLQTSKALSDLPRPLEFDVVITVSATAAEHAPEFPPHTVRRHYPFEDPSGGTLDRWRELRRQINVQMQQVAQALATGQALPPSRAHAEPLGMVKAG, encoded by the coding sequence ATGCTTGTCCTGATTCTCTGCACCCACAACAGCGCCCGCTCGCAGATGGGCGAAGGCTGGCTGCGCTACCACGCGTCGGCGCTGGGTCTGAAGCTCGATATCGTGAGTGCCGGAACCGCTGCCACCCGCGTGCAGCCGGAAGCCGTCCAGGTGATGGCCGAACTGGGAATAGACCTGACCCTTCAGACCTCCAAGGCGCTCAGCGACCTGCCGCGCCCGCTGGAATTCGATGTTGTGATCACGGTGTCGGCCACTGCCGCCGAACACGCCCCGGAGTTTCCGCCCCACACGGTACGGCGACACTACCCCTTCGAAGACCCCAGCGGCGGCACCCTCGACCGCTGGCGCGAACTGCGTCGGCAGATCAATGTGCAGATGCAGCAGGTGGCGCAGGCGCTGGCAACCGGACAGGCCCTGCCGCCAAGCCGGGCGCACGCCGAGCCGCTGGGCATGGTGAAGGCCGGGTAA
- a CDS encoding M20/M25/M40 family metallo-hydrolase produces MTESFDLTPFTLQGKRDLAALVALESVSAQGRMLPETAAAVTRLLEAEGFTVRQYPGQVAPLLVAEAGEGSSTLLIYNHYDVQPEAPLDLWNSPPFTLTERDGRLYGRGASDDKGEFISRLAAVRALRARHGGSLRVRWLIEGEEEVGSPSLAAFVEQHAEELKADGCWWEFGGVSEDGRPVVSLGLKGIVCLELRCRTADSDLHSSLGAAIDNPLYRLSKAVASLRDDSGRVTIPGFYDGIHPPSPADSQAAAALPDVRGVVQQSYGVRGFLENADAGEYNRRMNFEPALNVNGFHGGYGDAGSKTVLPASGFVKLDFRLVPGQEPERIVALLRAHLDARSLHDVEIIELESHEHAARTDVGHPFVQAALQAARSSYGSEPVVHPSSGGSGPMYPFMQHLGVACVAMGIGNVGGRVHAPNENIRVRDFESGVAFGVAFLEQLATGR; encoded by the coding sequence GTGACTGAATCCTTTGATCTGACGCCGTTCACCTTGCAGGGAAAACGTGATCTGGCCGCACTGGTGGCGCTGGAATCGGTGAGCGCACAGGGCCGCATGCTGCCGGAAACCGCTGCCGCCGTGACGCGCCTGCTGGAAGCGGAGGGCTTCACGGTTCGCCAGTATCCCGGACAGGTGGCCCCGCTGCTGGTGGCAGAGGCAGGGGAGGGAAGTTCGACCCTGCTGATCTATAACCATTACGACGTGCAGCCGGAAGCCCCGCTCGACCTGTGGAACAGCCCGCCTTTCACCCTGACCGAGCGCGACGGGCGGCTGTACGGGCGCGGCGCGTCGGACGACAAGGGTGAGTTTATTTCACGGTTGGCGGCGGTTCGGGCGCTGCGGGCCAGACACGGCGGCTCGCTGCGGGTGCGCTGGCTGATCGAGGGCGAGGAAGAGGTGGGCAGCCCCAGTCTGGCGGCCTTTGTCGAGCAGCACGCCGAAGAGCTGAAGGCCGATGGCTGCTGGTGGGAATTCGGCGGCGTCAGCGAGGATGGCCGCCCGGTGGTGTCGCTGGGTCTGAAGGGCATCGTGTGTCTGGAGCTGCGCTGCCGCACCGCCGATTCCGACCTGCATAGCAGCCTGGGGGCGGCCATCGACAATCCGCTGTACCGCCTGAGCAAAGCCGTCGCGTCGCTGCGAGACGACAGCGGGCGTGTGACGATTCCCGGTTTCTACGACGGCATTCATCCGCCCAGCCCCGCCGACAGCCAGGCGGCGGCAGCCCTGCCCGACGTGCGCGGCGTGGTGCAGCAGAGCTACGGTGTACGCGGTTTTCTGGAAAATGCCGACGCTGGCGAGTACAACCGCCGTATGAACTTCGAGCCTGCACTGAACGTCAACGGCTTTCACGGTGGGTACGGCGATGCCGGAAGCAAGACGGTGTTGCCTGCCAGCGGCTTCGTGAAGCTGGATTTCCGACTCGTGCCGGGGCAGGAGCCGGAGCGCATCGTGGCGTTGCTGCGGGCGCATCTGGACGCCCGGAGCCTGCACGATGTCGAGATCATCGAACTGGAGAGCCACGAACACGCCGCCCGCACCGACGTGGGGCACCCCTTCGTGCAGGCGGCGCTTCAGGCGGCCCGCAGCAGCTACGGTTCCGAGCCGGTGGTGCATCCGTCGAGCGGCGGCAGCGGCCCGATGTACCCGTTCATGCAGCATCTGGGCGTGGCCTGCGTGGCAATGGGCATCGGCAATGTGGGCGGGCGCGTGCATGCCCCCAACGAGAACATCCGCGTGCGCGATTTCGAGAGCGGCGTGGCGTTCGGGGTGGCGTTTCTGGAACAGCTGGCAACCGGACGGTAG